From one Sparus aurata chromosome 16, fSpaAur1.1, whole genome shotgun sequence genomic stretch:
- the bmf1 gene encoding BCL2 modifying factor 1, translating into MDDEEDDVFEPDPHCWRTTFREIKCEDRGTQTPGPALALYNGMLPCGVAEEPRPLFYGNAGFRLHFPAHFELVGDQEARRQDSGGEQSGMEQLPRPQPVARSVEACIGQKLQLIGDQFHREHLQLYHRNQRNQGPLWWRLGAALINLLFDRRFIAGGGGAGRR; encoded by the exons ATGGACGATGAGGAGGATGATGTGTTCGAGCCAGACCCCCACTGCTGGCGCACCACATTCCGGGAGATAAAGTGTGAAGACCGGGGCACACAGACACCTGGCCCTGCCCTGGCACTGTACAACGGCATGCTGCCTTGTGGAGTCGCAGAGGAGCCCAGACCACTCTTCTACG GCAACGCAGGTTTTCGATTGCACTTCCCGGCACACTTTGAGCTTGTCGGAGATCAGGAAGCGAGGCGACAAGACAGCGGAGGGGAGCAAAGCGGGATGGAGCAGCTTCCCCGGCCGCAACCTGTGGCACGCAGTGTGGAGGCCTGCATCGGCCAGAAACTCCAGCTGATAGGAGACCAGTTTCACCGCGAACACCTACAACTG tatcATCGAAACCAAAGGAACCAGGGGCCGCTGTGGTGGCGCCTTGGCGCAGCTCTGATCAACCTTCTGTTTGACAGGAGGTTCATcgctggaggaggtggagcgggACGGAGGTGA